A window of Brachyhypopomus gauderio isolate BG-103 unplaced genomic scaffold, BGAUD_0.2 sc93, whole genome shotgun sequence contains these coding sequences:
- the LOC143495137 gene encoding G-protein coupled receptor 135-like isoform X2: MDVPVSDALTYSPSTSALDNMSRSALISQAVSPSPDLDGLAAPVGNGTGERAEERALHGAAVATQALLLLAIFLMSSLGNSAVVVVIIKHRQLRTVTNAFIMSLSLSDLLTAILCLPFSFMMLFSKDGTWMFGDRFCVANGFFNTCFGIISTLTMTLISFDRYYAIVRQPQEKIGRTKAMQLLVAVWLWAVLLSSPWYLVLRSPERVVVHKRGFYHCMTVRLCETRVRPVTTYAHLLRFYSEMRTATTVLVMIVFIILCWGPYCLMGIITAMGDLSFNPAMDTVAIWMAWANGAINPLIYAIRNPNISMLLGRSREEGYRTRNIAAYLSTQTQRGEVRTRYVGRLGAGSRLSSSSPAQGGEVAMWACRNPAVLFCRDGHPDTVTESVVPKVETANTSL, translated from the exons ATGGATGTCCCGGTGAGCGATGCCCTGACCTACAGCCCGAGTACGAGCGCGTTGGACAACATGTCTCGCTCAGCTCTCATTTCACAGGCGGTCTCGCCGAGTCCAGATCTGGACGGTCTGGCCGCACCTGTTGGGAACGGTACCGGGGAGAGAGCGGAGGAGCGGGCGCTGCACGGCGCGGCGGTGGCCACCCAGGCGCTGCTGCTGCTCGCCATCTTCCTGATGTCCAGTTTGGGTAATTCGGCTGTTGTGGTGGTGATAATCAAACACAGGCAACTGAGGACCGTGACCAACGCCTTCATCATGTCCCTCTCGCTCTCCGATCTCCTCACGGCCATCCTTTGTCTGCCCTTCTCCTTCATGATGTTGTTCAGCAAAGATGGCACGTGGATGTTTGGAGATCGCTTCTGCGTCGCCAACGGATTTTTCAACACCTGCTTTGGCATCATCTCAACCCTGACCATGACTTTAATCTCGTTTGACCGGTATTACGCCATCGTCAGACAGCCGCAGGAGAAGATCGGGAGGACGAAGGCGATGCAGCTGCTGGTGGCGGTGTGGCTCTGGGCGGTGTTGCTCTCCTCCCCGTGGTACCTGGTGTTGCGGAGCCCCGAGCGGGTGGTGGTGCACAAGCGAGGCTTTTATCACTGCAT GACCGTCCGGCTGTGTGAGACCAGGGTCCGGCCCGTCACCACCTACGCGCACCTGCTGCGCTTCTACAGCGAGATGAGGACCGCCACCACCGTGCTCGTCATGATCGTCTTCATCATCCTCTGCTGGGGCCCGTACTGCTTAATGGGCATCATCACTGCCATGGGGGACTTGTCCTTTAACCCAGCCATGGACACGGTAGCCATTTGGATGGCATGGGCCAATGGTGCCATCAATCCACTGATTTATGCTATAAGGAATCCAAACATCTCGATGCTGCTGGGCCGAAGCCGGGAAGAAGGCTACAGGACTAGAAACATCGCCGCGTACCTGTCGACGCAGACCCAGCGCGGCGAGGTCCGGACGCGGTACGTGGGCCGGCTCGGTGCCGGCAGCCGCTTGTCCTCCTCCAGCCCGGCCCAGGGCGGAGAAGTGGCCATGTGGGCCTGCCGGAACCCGGCCGTGCTGTTCTGTAGAGACGGACACCCCGACACGGTCACGGAGTCTGTGGTTCCGAAGGTCGAGACAGCCAACACCAGTTTGTGA
- the LOC143495158 gene encoding JNK1/MAPK8-associated membrane protein-like, which yields MMAAVSLNCPGLYCGKTSINGSEGECGVCPRGERTSLEKVCEKCVGSPELYDWLYLGFMAMLPLLLHWFFIEWYSGKKSSSALLQHVTALFECSAAAVVTLMVNDPVGELKIRSCRVQMLSDWYTMLYNPSPDYVTTLHCTQEAVFPLYTMVLIYYAFCLLFMMLLRPLLVKKIACGLGKTDRFKSIYAALYFFPILTVLQAVGGGLLYYAFPYIILVLSLVTLAVYMSASEIQTFTNLVAKKKRMVVLFSHWLLHAYGIISISRLDKLSQDLPLLALVPGPALFYLLTARFTEPNRILSEGGNGH from the exons ATGATGG CGGCGGTGAGCTTGAACTGTCCGGGCCTGTACTGCGGGAAGACCAGCATTAACGGGTCcgagggagagtgtggg GTTTGCCCTCGTGGGGAAAGGACAAGCCTGGAGAAGGTCTGTGAGAAGTGTGTGGGCTCTCCGGAGCTGTACGACTGGCTGTACCTGGGCTTCATGGCCATGCTGCCGCTGCTCCTGCACTGGTTCTTCATCGAATGGTATTCTGGGAAAAAGAG TTCCAGTGCCCTGCTCCAGCACGTCACCGCGCTGTTTGAGTGTAGCGCTGCGGCCGTGGTCACTCTGATGGTGAACGATCCAGTTGGGGAGCTGAAGATTCGGTCCTGCCGCGTCCAGATGCTGTCTGACTGGTACACGATGCTCTACAACCCCAGTCCCGACTACGTCACCACGCTGCACTGCACCCAGGAGGCCGTGTTCCCGCT GTACACCATGGTTCTGATCTATTACGCCTTCTGCCTGCTGTTCATGATGCTACTACGGCCACTGCTTGTGAAAAAAATCGCGTGTGGTCTGGGGAAGACGGACCGCTTCAAAAGCATCTACGCTGCCCTCTACTTTTTCCCAATCCTAACTGTCCTGCAAGCAGTGGGAGGAGGTCTTCTGT ATTATGCCTTCCCCTACATTATTTTGGTGTTGTCCCTGGTTACATTGGCAGTGTATATGTCAGCTTCAGAAATACAG ACGTTTACAAACCTTGTTGCCAAGAAGAAAAGGATGGTGGTACTCTTCAGCCATTGGCTCCTCCACGCCTACGGCATCATCTCCATCTCCCGATTGGACAAGCTGAGTCAGGATTTGCCGCTATTGGCCCTGGTACCTGGGCCCGCCCTGTTTTACTTGCTCACAGCCAGGTTCACAGAGCCCAACAGGATTTTGTCAGAAGGGGGAAATGGACACTAG
- the LOC143495137 gene encoding G-protein coupled receptor 135-like isoform X1, which translates to MDVPVSDALTYSPSTSALDNMSRSALISQAVSPSPDLDGLAAPVGNGTGERAEERALHGAAVATQALLLLAIFLMSSLGNSAVVVVIIKHRQLRTVTNAFIMSLSLSDLLTAILCLPFSFMMLFSKDGTWMFGDRFCVANGFFNTCFGIISTLTMTLISFDRYYAIVRQPQEKIGRTKAMQLLVAVWLWAVLLSSPWYLVLRSPERVVVHKRGFYHCMYVFHSGSSRMGRTYSVAVIVVCYLLPFALMCFCHYNICRTVRLCETRVRPVTTYAHLLRFYSEMRTATTVLVMIVFIILCWGPYCLMGIITAMGDLSFNPAMDTVAIWMAWANGAINPLIYAIRNPNISMLLGRSREEGYRTRNIAAYLSTQTQRGEVRTRYVGRLGAGSRLSSSSPAQGGEVAMWACRNPAVLFCRDGHPDTVTESVVPKVETANTSL; encoded by the coding sequence ATGGATGTCCCGGTGAGCGATGCCCTGACCTACAGCCCGAGTACGAGCGCGTTGGACAACATGTCTCGCTCAGCTCTCATTTCACAGGCGGTCTCGCCGAGTCCAGATCTGGACGGTCTGGCCGCACCTGTTGGGAACGGTACCGGGGAGAGAGCGGAGGAGCGGGCGCTGCACGGCGCGGCGGTGGCCACCCAGGCGCTGCTGCTGCTCGCCATCTTCCTGATGTCCAGTTTGGGTAATTCGGCTGTTGTGGTGGTGATAATCAAACACAGGCAACTGAGGACCGTGACCAACGCCTTCATCATGTCCCTCTCGCTCTCCGATCTCCTCACGGCCATCCTTTGTCTGCCCTTCTCCTTCATGATGTTGTTCAGCAAAGATGGCACGTGGATGTTTGGAGATCGCTTCTGCGTCGCCAACGGATTTTTCAACACCTGCTTTGGCATCATCTCAACCCTGACCATGACTTTAATCTCGTTTGACCGGTATTACGCCATCGTCAGACAGCCGCAGGAGAAGATCGGGAGGACGAAGGCGATGCAGCTGCTGGTGGCGGTGTGGCTCTGGGCGGTGTTGCTCTCCTCCCCGTGGTACCTGGTGTTGCGGAGCCCCGAGCGGGTGGTGGTGCACAAGCGAGGCTTTTATCACTGCATGTACGTCTTCCACTCGGGCTCGTCCAGGATGGGGAGGACGTACAGTGTAGCCGTGATAGTGGTGTGTTACCTGCTTCCCTTCGCACTCATGTGTTTCTGTCACTACAACATCTGCAGGACCGTCCGGCTGTGTGAGACCAGGGTCCGGCCCGTCACCACCTACGCGCACCTGCTGCGCTTCTACAGCGAGATGAGGACCGCCACCACCGTGCTCGTCATGATCGTCTTCATCATCCTCTGCTGGGGCCCGTACTGCTTAATGGGCATCATCACTGCCATGGGGGACTTGTCCTTTAACCCAGCCATGGACACGGTAGCCATTTGGATGGCATGGGCCAATGGTGCCATCAATCCACTGATTTATGCTATAAGGAATCCAAACATCTCGATGCTGCTGGGCCGAAGCCGGGAAGAAGGCTACAGGACTAGAAACATCGCCGCGTACCTGTCGACGCAGACCCAGCGCGGCGAGGTCCGGACGCGGTACGTGGGCCGGCTCGGTGCCGGCAGCCGCTTGTCCTCCTCCAGCCCGGCCCAGGGCGGAGAAGTGGCCATGTGGGCCTGCCGGAACCCGGCCGTGCTGTTCTGTAGAGACGGACACCCCGACACGGTCACGGAGTCTGTGGTTCCGAAGGTCGAGACAGCCAACACCAGTTTGTGA